CGCCGTTGGCCCCGATGACGCCGAGGATACTGCCCTCGGCGACCTCGAAGCTCACCTCGTCGACCGCCCGCAGGCCCTTGAACGACTTGGAGATTCCGTCGACCCGAAGCAGTGTCATCGCCGGGACCACCTTTGGCGGATCGTTCCGTAGATGCCTTTCGGCAGGAGCAGCACGATGATGATCAACAGGGTGCCGTAGACGATCACGTCCAGGCCGCTGCGCCCCTGCAGGAACTCCAGCGCGGGTGGCGGGTTGCGCAGCACCGTCGCCGTCACGTCGTTGAGCGGGCCCATCACCACGGCGCCGATTACCGGACCCCAGATGGTCGCCACCCCGCCGATCACGGCCGGCAGGATCGCCTGGATCGACACGCTCGACCCGAACGCCAGGTCCGGATCAATGAACAGGAAGTACTGCACGTAGAAGGCGCCGGCGACAGAGGTGATCGCTGCGGATAGCGCCATCGTCAACAGCTTGTAGCGCATCACCGGGATGCCGACCGCTGCCGCCGCGTCCTCGTCGTCGCGGGCGGCCTTGGTGAACTGTCCGGCGCGCGAGCGGACGAACTGCACGCTGATCACCAGTGCGGCGACGGTGAGCCCGAGCGCGATCCAGAAGTAGTTCGGCGACGCTGGCTCGAACTGGATCCACCACCACGAGCTGTCGGGACGCAGCGGCACGTGGTAGCCGACCGCGCGGTTGACGAAGTCGCTGTTTGTCGCCCAGAGCCGGAGCATCTCGGCGAACGCGAAGGTGGCCAGCGCGAAGTAGGCGCCGCGCAGCTTGTACCGCAGCGCGAGAAAGCCGATCAGCGCGGCGAACGCCGCGGCCATCATCATGCCGGCGAGCATCCCGATCCACGGCGACACCCGATACTCGACCAAAAGCCAGGCGCTGGTGTACGCGCCGATTCCGAAGTAGGCCGCGTGCCCGAAGCTGAACATGCCGCCGAAGCCACTCATCATGTTCCAGCCGATGCTCATCAGGGCGAAGATGAGCACCCGCACCGCGACCGATGCCTGCGCCGACGGCAGGATCAGCGGCAGCGGCACCAGCAGCACGGCGAGTACCGCGATGGCGACCAGGTGCTTTGTCCACGGCAGGCGGGGCAGCGGCCTGCCGGCCGCTGTCTCCGGTGCCGGCGTGTCGGTGGTGGTCGTCATGCCGACCTCCCGAAGAGTCCCTGCGGGCGCAGGAAGAGCACGAGCACGAAGACGATGAACACCGACAGCAGGGGCGACTGTCCCGGCAGGTAGATGCCGCCGAGCTGCTCGGCCAACCCGATGACCAGACCGCCGACCAGCGCGCCGACGACGTTGCCCATGCCGCCCAGCACCACCACCACGAAGGCCACGATGTTGAACAGCGAACCGGTGGTGGGCTCGATGGTGACCAGTGGGGCGACGAGTGTGCCAGCGGCGCCGGCGCAGGCGGTGCCGAGGGCGAAGGTCACCGCGTAGATGACCCGGGTGTCGATGCCGACCAGTTGCGCGCCGGTGTCGTTGGCCGCCACCGCGCGGATCGCGGTGCCCAGCCGGGTGCGCTGCAGCAGTAGGTAGAGCACCCCGGCCAGGATCAGCGCGCCGACGAAGGCGAGGATCCGGGACAGGTTGGCCACCGCTTCGAAGATCGGCACGCCGCGGTCGCCGGGCAGGGCCACCGAGCGGGGGTTCCCGCCGAAGAACAGCAGCAGCGCGTTCTCGATGATCAGCGAGATGCCCAGCGTGATCAGCAGTTGGTTCTCCAGCGGCTTGCCCATCGCGCCGGCCAGGACGCCTCGCTGCACCAGGATGCCGAGTATGAACATCGCCGGCACGCTGACGGCGAGCGCGAGGTAGGGATGCAGCCCGGCCTGGGTCAGCCCGAACGTGAGGAACAAGGCCAGCGCCAGGAAGCTGCCGTGCGCGAAGTTGACGATGTCGAGGACGCCGAAGATCAGCGTGAGGCCCATCGCGATCAGGCCGTAGACGCCGCCGATCAGGACACCGGTGGCCACCGCCTGCACGACGACCACCCCGCTGCCGGAGCGGGCGTACGCGAGCACGACCGCGAGCACGACCAGCGCGGCGATCACCGCGATCCGCAGCCACGGCACGGTACGGGCGGTGGGCACGCGTACCTCGTCGGGATCCAGGGTTGCCACGCCGCCGCCGCTGCCGGCGGGGGCGGCGTGACCCTGGTCGGCTGGCGAGGTCACTGGCTCTTGAAGGCGGGGTAGAGGGGCTTCGCCTCCGCCTTGTCGGCCGGGAACACCTGCTTGACCACGCCACCCTGGACCTGCATCAGAATGGGCGTGGCGTTCTCGTTCTCTCCGGTCGGGCCGAACTTGATCGGGCCGTTGCCGGCGATCAGGGTCGGCACCGAGCCGCTGGCGATCGCGTCGCGCACCTTGGCCGGTTCGGCGCTGCCGGCCCGCTCCAGCGCGTCGGCGATAACCTTGACCGAGTCGTAGGCGAGCACCGCGCCGGTGCGAATCTGGTCGTTGTAACGCTCCTGGTAGAGCTTGGCCAGCGCCTGCGTGTCGGCGTTGGTCATGTCGGGGTGGTAGTTGGCGTCGAAGAAGCCCTCGGCCGCGGCGCCCGCCTCCTTCGGGAACTGCGGGAGGTCGAACGCACCGTTGGCGACGCCGTAGACCGCCTTCAGGGCCGGCGGCTTGACGGTGGCGACGGCCTTGGCCGCCAGCACGCCGTCGCGGTAGTAGCCGGTCACCATCAGCACGTCGGCGCCACTGGCCTTGACCTGGGTGACCTGGGTGGTCAGGTCGGAGACGTTGGCGGCGTCGTAGGCGAGCGCCGGGCCGACCTTGATGCCGGCCTTCTCCGCCTCGGCCTTGAAGGCATCACGTACGGCGCTGCCGAACGGGCCCTGCTCGTGCAGCACCGCCACGGTCTTGACCGGCTGGTTGGCCGCCTTGGCCACCTGGTCGAGGAACTGCGCACCGGCGGTGCCGAGCACGGTGGAGCTGGGCTGCACCCGGAACGTGTACTTGTAGCCCTGGGTGAGAATCGAGTCCGCGCTGGACACATCGATCACCAGCGGCACCTTGTTGCGTTCGGCCACCGTGGACACGTTCGCGGTGACCGCGCTCTGGTAGGTGCCGACCAGGCCGACCACACCGTCCTGAATGAGGCGCTGCGCCTCGCTCTGGCCGACCTCCGGCTTGCCCTGGGTGTCGGCGCTCACCAGTTCCAGCTTCTTGCCGCCCTGCGACTTGATGCCACCGGCGTTGTTGATGGCCTCGACGGCCAGCTTGGCTCCGTTGTCCATCTGCTGGCCGTCAGCCGCGGCCGCGCCGCTCAGCGGGTGCAGAGAACCGATCTTTATGGTGCCACCGGACTGGGCACCGCCGCCGTTGGTCGTGCCGGCGGGCCCGGACCCGCCACACGCGGCGAGGGCCAGCGGCAGGGTCAAGGCGAGGCTCAGGGTCCAGGTCTTCCTCATGTCAGCTCCTGGGGTGACCGTGTTCCGCCACACGGAACATCGCATGGGGCATGATGCTGGCACTGCCTGTTCGCCTGGGTCAAGGGTTCGTCGCAGAATCTTCGCCAACCCTGGATAGCGCCATATTGGGGACTTGACCCTCGGGCCAGTCGGTGCTGGAATCGTGTTCCGCTGGCGGAAACACCGCACTGGGAGATGAAGACGTGGCAGAAAGTCAGGGCACCGAGGCGGCGAGCCGCGTGGCCGACGTCCTTCTCCTGTTCACCGACGGGCCGGACTTCCTCGGGGTCACCGCGATAGCGCGCAGCCTCGACCTGTCCAAGGCCGTGGTGCACCGGATCCTGCAGACGCTGGTCGAGCGTCGGCTGCTGGTCAGCGACCCGGCGAGCCGCGGCTACCAGCTCGGCCCGGCGGCCGCCGCACTCGGCGCCCGCGCGCTGCGCGAATCTCAGCTGCGCACGGTCGCGATGCCGGTCCTGCGCGAGCTGCAACTGACCACCGGCGAGACGACGACCGTGTCAGCGCGGGTGCATAGCGGCCGGGTCTACCTCGACCAGGTCGAGTCCACACGGGAAATCAAGATGACGGTCGAGGTGGGTCGCCGTTTCCCCCTGCACGCCGGCAGCTCCAGCACCTGCATCCTGGCCTTCCTGCCCGACACCGAGCGGGAGTGCGTGCTCGCCGCCGAACTGCCGTCGCTGACCAGCCGCACAGTGACCGACCACGACCTGCTCCGCTCGCGGCTCACCGCGATCCGCGAGAGCGGGGTCGCCAACTCCGACGGCGAACGGCAGGAGGGCGCGGGCTCGGTCGCCTCGCCCGTCTTCGGCATCGACGGCACGGTCGTCGGTGCCATCTCGGTCTGCGGCCCTGCGCACCGGGTCGACGCGGCCGCCCGGGAACGCTTCGGTCCGCTCGTGTGGGAGGCCGCCGACCGCATCTCGCGGGCGCTGGGCTGGTCCGGCGGGCTCCCCAAGTGACCCCGCGATCCTGGCTCTACGTGCCCGGCCACCGCGCCGACCGGGTCGCGAAGGCCCTCGCCGCCGGTGCCGACGCGGTGGTCGTCGACCTCGAGGACGCCGTGCCGCCGGACCAGAAGACGACCGCCCGGGAAACCGCCCTGCGGCTGGCCTCCCAGGGCCTCCAGGAGCGACCGCTGTGGGTACGCGTGAACGACCCGACCGGCCCATGGGGCGAGGACGACATCGACGCGCTGGCCGGGTTGGAGCTGACCGGCTTGCGGGTGCCCCGGTGCGAAGACCCGGCTGTGATCCGCGAAGTCGCCACCCGGGCCGGGCTGCCGCTGCAACTGCTCCTGGAAAGCGCCGCCGGGCTGGCCCGGGCGGCCGAGTTGGCCACCGCGCATCCCCTGGTCGCCGGGCTGGGGCTGGGCGAGGCCGACCTGTCGGCCGACCTACGGGTGACCGGTGACGACGGGCTGGCCTGGGCGCGCGGCTGGGTGGTGGTCGCGGCCCGCGCCGCTGGGCTCCCCTCGCCCGTGCAGAGCGTCTACACCGACGTCGCCGACCTCGACGGCCTGCGCGCCAGCACCGAGCGGGCCAGGGCCAACGGCTTCGTCGGCCGGTCGGTGGTGCACCCCCGACAGATCCCGGTCGTGCACGAGGTCTTCACGCCGACCGCCGCCGAGGTGGCGTCCGCGCGGGCCGTCGTTTCCGCCGCGGCGCGCGCGCAGGAGG
Above is a window of Micromonospora coriariae DNA encoding:
- a CDS encoding branched-chain amino acid ABC transporter permease; amino-acid sequence: MTTTTDTPAPETAAGRPLPRLPWTKHLVAIAVLAVLLVPLPLILPSAQASVAVRVLIFALMSIGWNMMSGFGGMFSFGHAAYFGIGAYTSAWLLVEYRVSPWIGMLAGMMMAAAFAALIGFLALRYKLRGAYFALATFAFAEMLRLWATNSDFVNRAVGYHVPLRPDSSWWWIQFEPASPNYFWIALGLTVAALVISVQFVRSRAGQFTKAARDDEDAAAAVGIPVMRYKLLTMALSAAITSVAGAFYVQYFLFIDPDLAFGSSVSIQAILPAVIGGVATIWGPVIGAVVMGPLNDVTATVLRNPPPALEFLQGRSGLDVIVYGTLLIIIVLLLPKGIYGTIRQRWSRR
- a CDS encoding branched-chain amino acid ABC transporter permease; translation: MATLDPDEVRVPTARTVPWLRIAVIAALVVLAVVLAYARSGSGVVVVQAVATGVLIGGVYGLIAMGLTLIFGVLDIVNFAHGSFLALALFLTFGLTQAGLHPYLALAVSVPAMFILGILVQRGVLAGAMGKPLENQLLITLGISLIIENALLLFFGGNPRSVALPGDRGVPIFEAVANLSRILAFVGALILAGVLYLLLQRTRLGTAIRAVAANDTGAQLVGIDTRVIYAVTFALGTACAGAAGTLVAPLVTIEPTTGSLFNIVAFVVVVLGGMGNVVGALVGGLVIGLAEQLGGIYLPGQSPLLSVFIVFVLVLFLRPQGLFGRSA
- a CDS encoding ABC transporter substrate-binding protein yields the protein MRKTWTLSLALTLPLALAACGGSGPAGTTNGGGAQSGGTIKIGSLHPLSGAAAADGQQMDNGAKLAVEAINNAGGIKSQGGKKLELVSADTQGKPEVGQSEAQRLIQDGVVGLVGTYQSAVTANVSTVAERNKVPLVIDVSSADSILTQGYKYTFRVQPSSTVLGTAGAQFLDQVAKAANQPVKTVAVLHEQGPFGSAVRDAFKAEAEKAGIKVGPALAYDAANVSDLTTQVTQVKASGADVLMVTGYYRDGVLAAKAVATVKPPALKAVYGVANGAFDLPQFPKEAGAAAEGFFDANYHPDMTNADTQALAKLYQERYNDQIRTGAVLAYDSVKVIADALERAGSAEPAKVRDAIASGSVPTLIAGNGPIKFGPTGENENATPILMQVQGGVVKQVFPADKAEAKPLYPAFKSQ
- a CDS encoding IclR family transcriptional regulator produces the protein MAESQGTEAASRVADVLLLFTDGPDFLGVTAIARSLDLSKAVVHRILQTLVERRLLVSDPASRGYQLGPAAAALGARALRESQLRTVAMPVLRELQLTTGETTTVSARVHSGRVYLDQVESTREIKMTVEVGRRFPLHAGSSSTCILAFLPDTERECVLAAELPSLTSRTVTDHDLLRSRLTAIRESGVANSDGERQEGAGSVASPVFGIDGTVVGAISVCGPAHRVDAAARERFGPLVWEAADRISRALGWSGGLPK
- a CDS encoding HpcH/HpaI aldolase/citrate lyase family protein gives rise to the protein MTPRSWLYVPGHRADRVAKALAAGADAVVVDLEDAVPPDQKTTARETALRLASQGLQERPLWVRVNDPTGPWGEDDIDALAGLELTGLRVPRCEDPAVIREVATRAGLPLQLLLESAAGLARAAELATAHPLVAGLGLGEADLSADLRVTGDDGLAWARGWVVVAARAAGLPSPVQSVYTDVADLDGLRASTERARANGFVGRSVVHPRQIPVVHEVFTPTAAEVASARAVVSAAARAQEAGEVAVLDADGRFVDPAVVRRARLVHDLTEPSEPPSGGTS